A part of Capsicum annuum cultivar UCD-10X-F1 chromosome 6, UCD10Xv1.1, whole genome shotgun sequence genomic DNA contains:
- the LOC107853424 gene encoding uncharacterized protein LOC107853424 has translation MASESSNIRSLIWTNIKYSIEFSSTFAKKHPFVSCTLLCFISFYALSPSITWFFIYSLPLLFLFTILLIVFFSIPNFKHFERDDDSKPSRKIISHDVEKDHDEDGIDNTQKAFFRARSVRQRKSKKCIETGAEKFIQGASFQVPFSDHDFVDKGELIEEKMKDIREVEVHPISGRAECSSSSSIFMNPRPVGYSDCSYEANAKCFKSFSCMYERKAECFGETEYDGARNKAVLWNNEDQKNLMDLGLSEIERTKRLESLMARRRARKMLSLQVRRSLMNIGCKETFPPISSIVVPKNKESTSTVSPTPGSAPSILGPNQNPFDLPYDQHEEKPNVRGGSFMQEFMSAQEQKELMLSRHENFCTGAALPGDLNFDQSERTLHSDFPSRQRYPEASESSKSRHRLGKEDNDRVVEEVPSQASKPEMSMAYKGDHNREAQDNTQDERDSSEVQIKSVLVEDISNRESSSSSEDDEPFYKIDKDAILKSIASPALRNLSGDPSHFGSSSLEKTSGDEHLYYPNHPVHRTPGLSIDSDRQVEVSEVGSPPLTNNGNSSAGEEISIDGEIEKAIASSSGDTLMSSSHLARVDENESNSREVREITEQHIVEFGFSRFHMRENNVTPNIPSGRTIEPYSTGSSSFPPPRTERNQATSSYQQRRPEGLSVVNERFQGSMLQSEFSVQPLPFASTSLVSPTSVLQANFLTEHGSSSSIDQLQNDRSMHISSERSDSNASQESDLSLSSSTLQASELPSETENSISGKENNVASLVLDSASEQHSENVPLSTIGQGHHSFEASSTSSTKSVSQPNITTDKGSSSNFGQDKHLKAQQVDTRKVNNKMPVEVTAEKCDPSTPQCSKLKLKNSTVQSSVPYSETQKSAENSKSLPTKDIKETFRGNEEVFSIISQSIEDSQASSSPHDLVVEEVSIVSTSSPSPNSMIQSKFSANEGSSNSQEQKRMQDPIPGIPSERAVNQDSISFQSTIREVPTASSCSSSPKSLLEPKSSTGQGPLFHFDRTEQIGESPSPRMSRNTRATLDESTADQTHHADAKTKPSNDEQKSHEEATNHNNDKKKEDLPKTSLKEVSESHVESPKKTTVVSNNTTKQQKSSDVANLASSSTNKNENSVTPISASEETSEKGNAAAAKENTES, from the exons ATGGCTTCTGAGTCGAGCAATATTAGGAGTTTGATATGGACAAATATTAAATATTCTATAGAATTTTCCTCCACTTTTGCCAAGAAACATCCATTTGTTTCATGCACTTTGTTATGCTTCATCTCGTTTTATGCCCTTTCACCATCAATCACCTGGTTTTTCATTTATTCCCTTCCCCTTTTGTTCCTTTTCACTATTCTTCTTATAGTCTTTTTCAGCATTCCAAATTTTAAACACTTCGAACGAGATGATGATTCGAAACCTTCTAGGAAAATAATCAGCCATGACGTTGAAAAAGATCATGATGAAGATGGCATTGACAATACACAAAAGGCTTTTTTTCGAGCTAGATCTGTTAGACAAAGAAAATCCAAGAAATGTATAGAAACAGGCGCGGAGAAATTTATACAAGGTGCATCCTTTCAAGTACCTTTTAGTGATCATGATTTTGTTGACAAAGGCGAgttgattgaagaaaaaatgaaagataTCCGAGAGGTGGAAGTGCATCCGATAAGTGGTCGTGCTGAATGTTCTTCCAGCTCGAGTATTTTCATGAATCCAAGGCCTGTTGGGTATTCGGATTGCTCATATGAAGCAAATGCAAAATGTTTCAAATCTTTTAGCTGTATGTATGAGAGGAAAGCAGAATGTTTTGGTGAAACAGAATATGATGGGGCAAGAAATAAAGCTGTGCTATGGAACAATGAAGATCAAAAGAATCTCATGGATCTTGGACTTTCTGAGATTGAAAGGACTAAAAGATTGGAAAGTTTAATGGCAAGACGACGAGCACGAAAGATGCTGAGCCTACAGGTTAGAAGATCACTGATGAATATAGGCTGCAAGGAAACATTTCCTCCAATATCTTCAATTGTAGTTCCAAAGAACAAAGAATCAACTAGTACTGTTTCACCTACCCCGGGTTCAGCCCCTTCGATTTTGGGACCAAATCAGAATCCTTTTGACCTTCCATATGATCAGCATGAAGAGAAGCCTAATGTCAGAGGTGGCAGTTTTATGCAAGAGTTCATGTCAGCTCAGGAACAGAAGGAGTTGATGTTATCCAGGCATGAAAACTTCTGTACAGGGGCTGCACTTCCAGGGGATCTGAACTTTGATCAAAGTGAACGGACGCTTCATTCTGATTTTCCGTCCAGGCAAAGGTATCCAGAGGCATCTGAAAGTTCCAAATCTAGACACCGATTAG GTAAGGAAGACAATGATAGAGTAGTTGAGGAAGTACCATCTCAAGCGTCAAAACCAGAGATGAGCATGGCCTATAAAGGAGATCATAATAGGGAAGCCCAGGATAATACCCAGGATGAAAGAGATAGCAGTGAAGTACAGATAAAGTCAGTACTAGTGGAAGACATTAGCAATAGGGAAAGTTCATCTTCGTCGGAAGATGATGAACCATTCTATAAGATAGACAAAGATGCAATCTTGAAGTCTATTGCTTCTCCTGCTCTAAGGAACTTATCAGGTGACCCATCACATTTCGGTTCATCCTCATTGGAGAAGACGAGCGGGGATGAACATTTATACTATCCTAATCATCCTGTGCATCGCACTCCCGGCTTGTCTATTGATTCTGACCGGCAAGTGGAGGTTTCTGAAGTTGGTTCACCTCCATTGACAAATAATGGGAACTCATCCGCGGGTGAAGAAATTTCTATAGATGGAGAGATAGAAAAAGCTATCGCATCTAGCAGCGGAGACACACTGATGTCTTCATCTCACCTAGCTAGAGTAGATGAAAATGAATCAAATTCCAGAGAAGTACGCGAGATCACTGAACAACATATAGTGGAATTTGGATTTTCGAGATTTCATATGCGCGAGAATAATGTGACTCCAAATATTCCATCAGGACGAACAATTGAACCGTATTCCACTGGTTCAAGCTCATTTCCACCTCCAAGGACAGAGAGGAATCAAGCTACCAGCAGTTATCAACAGCGTAGGCCAGAAGGACTATCTGTAGTTAATGAGAGATTCCAAGGTTCAATGTTACAATCAGAATTTTCAGTACAACCACTTCCTTTCGCGTCAACATCATTAGTATCACCGACATCTGTTTTACAAGCAAATTTCTTAACTGAACATGGATCCTCTTCGAGCATTGATCAGCTACAAAATGATAGGTCAATGCACATCTCCAGTGAGAGATCAGATTCAAATGCTTCCCAGGAGTCAGATCTTAGTTTAAGCAGTTCAACATTACAAGCTTCAGAATTACCTTCAGAAACAGAAAATTCAATTTCAGGCAAAGAGAACAACGTTGCATCACTTGTTCTAGACAGTGCCAGCGAACAACATAGTGAAAATGTGCCATTATCAACTATTGGACAAGGACATCACTCATTTGAAGCCTCTAGTACATCATCGACTAAATCTGTATCGCAACCAAATATCACAACTGACAAAGGATCTAGTTCAAATTTTGGTCAAGATAAGCATTTGAAGGCTCAACAAGTAGACACACGCAAAGTAAACAATAAGATGCCAGTTGAAGTAACTGCTGAAAAATGTGATCCAAGCACTCCTCAGTGCTCAAAACTTAAGTTAAAAAATTCAACAGTGCAAAGTTCAGTTCCATATTCGGAGACACAAAAATCTGCAGAAAATTCAAAATCTCTCCCTACAAAAGACATAAAGGAAACATTTCGTGGTAATGAAGAAGTTTTTTCTATAATTAGCCAGAGTATTGAAGATTCCCAAGCATCATCATCGCCACATGATTTGGTGGTTGAAGAAGTTTCAATTGTCTCTACTTCATCCCCCTCCCCCAACTCTATGATTCAATCAAAGTTTTCAGCAAATGAAGGCTCCTCAAATTCTCAAGAACAGAAGAGAATGCAG GATCCGATACCTGGTATTCCATCAGAGAGAGCTGTCAATCAAGATTCAATCAGCTTCCAATCTACAATCCGAGAAGTCCCAACAGCCTCGAGTTGTTCATCATCACCAAAGTCTTTACTCGAACCAAAGTCCTCAACAGGTCAAGGCCCTCTATTTCACTTTGATAGGACGGAACAAATAGGTGAAAGTCCAAGTCCAAGAATGTCTAGAAACACAAGGGCTACGTTAGATGAATCCACAGCAGACCAAACTCATCACGCAGATGCTAAAACG AAACCATCCAATGATGAACAGAAGTCTCATGAAGAAGCCACTAACCACAATAATGACAAGAAGAAGGAGGATTTACCCAAAACAAGCCTCAAAGAAGTTTCTGAATCACATGTAGAATCACCAAAGAAGACCACTGTGGTGTCTAACAACACCACAAAACAACAAAAGTCAAGTGATGTTGCTAATTTGGCTTCCTCCTCGACTAACAAGAACGAAAATTCAGTCACTCCTATTAGTGCAAGTGAAGAAACTTCAGAAAAGGGTAATGCTGCAGCAGCAAAGGAAAACACTGAGTCGTAG